In a single window of the Paenibacillus sp. MMS20-IR301 genome:
- the rlmD gene encoding 23S rRNA (uracil(1939)-C(5))-methyltransferase RlmD has translation MNKHRSGRSAGRREQRPAAVAGLPVNKNDEVLLDIIGMTHEGEGVGRVEGFTLFVQGALPGESVRAKVLKTKKQYGYAKLLELVQASPDRIGPPCPIYDQCGGCQLQHMDYTAQLVWKRQLVVDNLQRIGKLDVAGTAGRGVRAEDEGADAAGAALTAGDPAKVGIAEAAGIRVLPTLGMDEPWRYRNKAQVPIGAADGGLVGGFYARGSHRIIDMETCLIQHEDNDKVVAVVKNLGRELGITAYDEETGRGLLRHVVVKKAFRTGQMMLVLVTNGRDIPHLDAWIGSIREQLPEVASICQNVNTQRTNVIFGNDTRVLWGSDVIYDYIGDVQFAISARSFYQVNPVQTEVLYGKTLEYAALTGNETVIDAYCGIGTISLFLAKHADQVYGVEIVPEAIEDARANAKLNGMNNVKFEVGASEDVIPAWKEQGITPDVIVVDPPRKGCDPRLLETILLMQPERVVYVSCNPSTLARDLRVLEDGGYRTVEVTPVDMFPHTVHVESVAVLVKSGTVS, from the coding sequence ATGAACAAACACCGCAGTGGACGCAGCGCAGGCCGCCGGGAACAAAGACCGGCCGCTGTCGCCGGACTGCCAGTGAATAAGAATGATGAGGTCCTGCTCGATATCATCGGCATGACCCATGAAGGTGAAGGGGTAGGCCGCGTAGAGGGCTTTACCCTATTTGTGCAGGGCGCACTCCCCGGTGAGAGTGTCCGGGCGAAGGTGCTGAAGACGAAGAAACAGTACGGCTACGCCAAGCTGCTGGAGCTGGTGCAGGCCAGCCCTGACCGGATAGGGCCGCCTTGCCCGATCTATGATCAGTGCGGCGGCTGTCAGCTGCAGCATATGGACTACACCGCCCAACTGGTGTGGAAACGCCAGCTGGTGGTGGACAACCTGCAGCGGATCGGAAAGCTGGATGTGGCGGGTACAGCGGGCCGGGGTGTGCGTGCCGAGGACGAAGGTGCTGACGCTGCAGGTGCAGCATTGACAGCGGGTGATCCTGCCAAGGTTGGTATAGCTGAGGCCGCAGGCATCCGCGTCCTGCCGACGCTAGGTATGGACGAGCCTTGGCGCTACCGCAACAAGGCGCAGGTGCCGATCGGTGCAGCTGACGGCGGACTGGTCGGCGGCTTCTACGCACGCGGCAGTCACCGGATCATCGACATGGAGACCTGTCTGATCCAGCATGAAGATAACGACAAGGTTGTAGCTGTCGTGAAGAACCTGGGCCGCGAGCTGGGCATCACCGCTTATGACGAAGAGACCGGCCGCGGACTGCTGCGTCACGTTGTGGTGAAGAAGGCCTTCCGCACCGGTCAGATGATGCTGGTGCTGGTCACGAACGGCCGGGATATCCCGCACCTGGATGCGTGGATCGGCAGTATCCGTGAGCAGCTGCCTGAGGTAGCAAGCATCTGTCAGAACGTCAACACCCAGCGGACCAACGTTATCTTTGGTAACGATACCCGCGTATTATGGGGCAGCGATGTCATTTACGATTACATCGGTGATGTGCAGTTCGCTATTTCGGCGCGCTCCTTCTACCAGGTCAACCCGGTCCAGACGGAGGTGCTGTACGGCAAGACTCTGGAGTACGCTGCATTAACCGGCAACGAGACCGTAATCGATGCTTACTGCGGCATCGGCACCATCTCGCTTTTCCTGGCCAAGCATGCGGATCAGGTGTACGGCGTGGAGATTGTGCCGGAAGCCATCGAGGACGCCCGCGCCAATGCGAAGCTTAACGGCATGAACAACGTGAAGTTCGAAGTCGGCGCTTCCGAAGATGTCATCCCGGCCTGGAAAGAGCAAGGCATCACCCCGGACGTGATCGTCGTCGATCCGCCGCGCAAAGGCTGCGACCCGCGCCTGCTGGAGACAATCCTGCTAATGCAACCGGAGCGTGTCGTGTACGTATCGTGCAACCCGTCGACACTGGCCCGCGACCTGCGGGTGCTGGAGGATGGCGGGTACCGGACCGTGGAAGTTACTCCGGTGGATATGTTCCCGCATACGGTGCATGTGGAGTCGGTGGCGGTGTTGGTGAAGAGTGGGACAGTGAGTTGA
- a CDS encoding diacylglycerol kinase, which produces MKTARLIYNPTSGREEMKRRLADILDRLDVGGIEASCHATTGEGDATAAAAEAVERGTYDLIIAAGGDGTLNEVINGMAEKPNLPPLGLLPLGTTNDFARAMGIPKNWDDACDLILRQESRLIDLGKANDRYFINIAGGGQLTELTYEVPSKLKTMMGQLAYYLKGIEKMASLTPQELYIRANGQEMIHDEFMLFLIANTNSVGGFEKLAPGASIDDGLLDVIAVKKCNLAEFIRLVRLTIRGEHLNDKKVIHFRTDAMEITSPGYVQLNLDGELGGTLPGNFRILPQHLRIFAQN; this is translated from the coding sequence ATGAAAACTGCGAGATTGATTTATAATCCCACTTCTGGTCGGGAAGAAATGAAAAGACGACTCGCCGATATTTTGGACCGGCTGGATGTTGGCGGTATTGAAGCCTCCTGCCATGCGACAACCGGAGAGGGCGATGCTACGGCGGCTGCAGCTGAAGCTGTAGAACGCGGCACTTATGATCTTATCATAGCTGCCGGCGGCGACGGTACGCTCAATGAAGTGATCAACGGGATGGCTGAGAAGCCAAACCTTCCCCCGCTCGGCTTATTGCCGCTCGGGACGACCAATGATTTCGCCCGGGCGATGGGTATTCCGAAGAATTGGGATGATGCCTGTGACCTGATTCTGCGCCAGGAATCGCGCCTGATCGATCTCGGCAAAGCCAATGACCGTTATTTCATTAATATAGCCGGAGGCGGACAGCTGACGGAGCTTACCTATGAGGTACCCAGTAAGCTGAAGACGATGATGGGCCAGCTTGCCTATTACCTGAAGGGTATCGAGAAGATGGCCAGCCTGACTCCGCAGGAGCTCTATATCCGTGCGAACGGGCAGGAGATGATTCATGATGAATTCATGCTCTTCCTGATCGCCAACACCAATTCTGTCGGCGGCTTCGAGAAGCTGGCCCCGGGGGCCAGCATTGACGATGGGCTGCTGGATGTAATAGCTGTAAAAAAATGTAACCTGGCCGAGTTCATCCGGCTGGTCCGGCTTACCATCCGCGGAGAGCATCTGAATGATAAGAAGGTGATCCACTTCCGCACGGATGCGATGGAGATCACCTCCCCAGGCTACGTCCAGCTCAATCTGGACGGTGAGCTTGGCGGCACGCTGCCGGGTAACTTCCGGATTCTGCCGCAGCATCTGCGGATCTTCGCGCAGAATTGA
- a CDS encoding CbiX/SirB N-terminal domain-containing protein produces the protein MLPGVLLISHGSRDGVWVSLVEEAVSHLQLAEEIPVAVSFLELVEGRLIQDGINELENEGVTDIIVIPLFVSSGSTHIDEIEYALGAKAVPERETELTPFRVTARIHFGYPVDDDPDIAVMIWDKIKELSKNPERETLLLVGHGSRHEGFRQRWERGITSLAARVRELSGVAAADYGLLNPDSVRSRVEYWQAQGHDVLVAPLFLSEGYFTKAVIPRRLEGLEYAYSGRTLLPHPLLPRWIERQTEAALERLRRGQ, from the coding sequence ATGCTTCCGGGCGTACTGCTGATCAGCCACGGCTCCCGCGACGGGGTCTGGGTGTCACTCGTGGAGGAAGCCGTAAGTCATCTGCAGCTGGCGGAGGAGATCCCGGTAGCGGTATCTTTCCTTGAGCTGGTAGAAGGACGATTAATACAAGATGGTATAAATGAGCTGGAAAATGAAGGGGTCACAGATATCATTGTGATCCCCTTGTTTGTTTCTTCCGGCAGTACGCATATCGATGAAATAGAGTATGCACTGGGCGCCAAAGCGGTCCCTGAACGGGAGACGGAGCTTACGCCCTTCAGGGTTACTGCACGGATTCACTTCGGCTATCCGGTGGATGATGACCCCGACATTGCAGTGATGATCTGGGATAAAATCAAGGAACTCTCGAAGAACCCGGAGCGGGAGACGCTGCTGCTCGTCGGGCACGGCAGCAGGCACGAAGGTTTCCGGCAGCGCTGGGAGCGGGGGATAACCTCCCTTGCTGCGCGGGTCCGGGAATTAAGCGGAGTGGCTGCAGCAGACTACGGCCTGCTGAACCCGGACAGTGTGCGAAGCAGAGTAGAGTACTGGCAGGCGCAGGGGCATGACGTGCTGGTGGCTCCGCTTTTTTTGAGTGAGGGCTACTTCACCAAGGCCGTGATTCCCCGGCGGCTGGAAGGGCTGGAATATGCATATTCCGGCCGGACCCTGCTGCCGCATCCGCTGCTGCCGCGCTGGATTGAGCGGCAGACGGAGGCGGCGCTGGAGCGGCTGCGGCGCGGGCAGTAG
- a CDS encoding YerC/YecD family TrpR-related protein: protein MQLKKLNDKSIDQLFEAILTLKNMEECYVFFDDLCTVNEIQSLSQRLEVARMLGKGSTYNQIEAETGASTATISRVKRCLNYGNDGYKLTLERLGR from the coding sequence ATGCAGCTGAAGAAGCTAAACGATAAAAGTATCGATCAATTATTTGAGGCTATTTTAACATTAAAAAATATGGAAGAATGCTATGTTTTCTTTGATGATCTGTGCACGGTGAACGAAATTCAGTCGCTCTCGCAGCGTCTTGAAGTCGCGCGCATGCTGGGCAAAGGTTCTACATACAATCAGATTGAAGCAGAGACTGGTGCCAGTACGGCAACGATCTCCCGTGTGAAACGCTGCCTGAACTATGGTAATGACGGCTATAAGCTTACGCTGGAACGTCTGGGCCGCTAA
- a CDS encoding tyrosine protein kinase, protein MPEHYYNHSRREGRSLAGPYNPSAYPGLSSYAPAPLPGDTGILPALGAEAVDSVVALPAAEAAAAATAKPGGLLGGLGNLGNLANMEQIKGLVDRMGGIDGIVSSMGKVQKVMQGFSQMAPMVKLVMGSFGKNKGSAAGELAAEEDAALYSPKRRKKRRPNTQRRKNTSKSRKSGTPSSVKRRRS, encoded by the coding sequence ATGCCTGAGCATTACTATAATCATTCCCGCAGGGAAGGGCGTTCACTCGCTGGACCTTACAATCCGTCAGCCTATCCGGGACTCTCTTCTTATGCGCCTGCCCCTCTTCCCGGCGATACGGGAATCCTGCCCGCACTCGGAGCAGAAGCGGTAGACAGCGTAGTCGCGTTACCTGCCGCCGAGGCTGCTGCAGCCGCCACGGCAAAGCCCGGCGGACTGCTGGGCGGTCTTGGCAATCTCGGTAATCTGGCGAATATGGAGCAGATCAAGGGACTGGTTGACCGGATGGGCGGCATTGACGGCATCGTCAGCTCCATGGGTAAAGTACAGAAGGTCATGCAGGGCTTTTCCCAGATGGCTCCGATGGTGAAGCTTGTCATGGGCAGCTTCGGCAAGAACAAAGGATCAGCAGCAGGTGAGCTTGCCGCAGAGGAGGACGCAGCGCTTTACTCCCCCAAACGGCGCAAAAAAAGACGCCCAAATACCCAGCGCCGCAAAAACACTTCCAAGAGCCGCAAATCCGGAACTCCTTCCTCTGTTAAACGCCGCCGTTCCTAA
- the corA gene encoding magnesium/cobalt transporter CorA: protein MIRTLAVTHEGEVLTELPLESITLEDYAWIWADFAMPTEEETLLLDTYFHFHPLAIEDCMHVLQRPKLDYYEDVQFFVLHALNELTLEAEEVDLFLSKKFLVSYHHQDKSEMEEAWRMVQAEIHSRKGWSGGPVAAAYTVMDKLVDKYFPSLYTLEDELADLESQGGSESVEELMSQVFNVRGRLLKLRRTIVPMRDLMYRIVNSQHVQSNGEERIYFGDIYDHLLKLTDMIEVDREMTADLRDSYISLNSNRMNSIMKTLTVITTVFMPLTLIAGVYGMNFKVMPELDWNYGYFAVLLLMLLLGAGMFLWFRRSGWFK, encoded by the coding sequence ATGATACGGACGCTTGCGGTAACGCATGAGGGCGAGGTGCTGACAGAGCTGCCGCTGGAGAGCATCACGCTTGAGGATTATGCCTGGATCTGGGCGGATTTCGCTATGCCTACGGAAGAAGAAACACTGCTGCTGGACACCTATTTCCACTTTCATCCGCTGGCGATTGAAGACTGCATGCATGTGCTGCAGCGCCCAAAGCTTGATTATTACGAGGATGTACAATTCTTCGTCCTGCATGCACTTAATGAGCTTACGCTTGAAGCGGAGGAGGTGGACCTGTTCCTCAGCAAGAAATTCCTTGTCTCCTATCATCATCAGGATAAATCGGAAATGGAGGAGGCCTGGCGGATGGTGCAGGCGGAAATTCACAGCCGCAAGGGCTGGTCGGGCGGACCGGTGGCTGCTGCTTATACAGTGATGGACAAGCTGGTGGACAAGTACTTCCCGAGCCTGTACACGCTAGAGGATGAGCTTGCTGATCTGGAGAGCCAGGGCGGAAGTGAATCGGTTGAGGAGCTGATGAGCCAGGTATTCAATGTGCGCGGAAGGCTGCTGAAGCTGCGCCGGACGATTGTGCCGATGCGTGATCTGATGTACAGGATCGTCAACTCGCAGCATGTGCAGAGTAACGGGGAAGAGCGGATCTATTTCGGGGATATCTATGATCACCTGCTGAAGCTGACCGACATGATTGAAGTTGACCGGGAAATGACTGCCGATCTGCGTGACAGCTATATCTCGCTCAACTCCAACCGGATGAACTCCATTATGAAGACGCTGACGGTCATTACTACAGTATTCATGCCGCTCACCCTGATTGCCGGAGTGTACGGGATGAACTTCAAGGTTATGCCGGAGCTGGACTGGAATTACGGGTATTTCGCAGTACTGCTGCTTATGCTGTTGCTGGGTGCCGGCATGTTCCTCTGGTTCCGGCGCAGCGGATGGTTTAAGTGA